One Xiphophorus couchianus chromosome 1, X_couchianus-1.0, whole genome shotgun sequence genomic region harbors:
- the LOC114149089 gene encoding tumor necrosis factor receptor superfamily member 1A isoform X1: MGIVWVVSLILAFMSTRASLLEATGQDSNCIAGYYKDAKNHSCKLCPEGTYTDRSHSLTFCLRCSSCGRGGVKKPCTARSDEVCICPSGHYSKDGDCKKCSENSSINDINEDYCDMCQLCQSGHCMKHPGCKTSPISAPSEVRAGTLASTAGPASPSGRPTPSTTLKTSSPTIEKVPSHSDTLFWLSFVGIVTSLLLFWFLLLFCRNLLRKEAVLPCWNKQKKLQRLPQEPKLDEQRSHHCSSPTTQTFTVFEETPMMSLCQEPPAHVGGHVRHSLHTDARRYEHCDRWPAIVLYAIIKEVPLRRWKEFLRLLSVSDQQMERVEMEAGLGSMEKQYQMLRLWSQRSSASLNEVYSSLHLMELSGCVQQLQENLERLQWRCEAKQALTA, translated from the exons ATGGGCATTGTGTGG GTTGTTTCACTGATACTAGCCTTCATGTCCACCAGAGCGAGTCTCCTTGAGGCGACAGGGCAAGACTCAAACTGCATAGCTG GATATTATAAAGATGCTAAAAATCATTCCTGCAAGCTATGCCCAGAGGGCACATACACAGACAGAAGCCATTCTCTTACGTTCTGTCTTCGGTGCAGTAGTTGTGGTA gGGGGGGAGTTAAAAAACCATGCACAGCTAGAAGCGATGAGGTGTGCATCTGCCCTTCTGGACACTATTCGAAGGATGGCGACTGCAAGAAATGCTCCGAAAACA GTTCCATCAACGACATCAATGAAGATTATTGTGATATGTGCCAGCTCTGCCAAAG cGGGCACTGTATGAAGCACCCAGGATGCAAGACAAGTCCCATCTCAGCTCCATCTGAAGTTCGAGCGGGGACATTAG CTTCGACTGCCGGCCCGGCTTCACCGTCAGGAAGACCGACTCCTTCCACCACACTGAAAACGTCAAGTCCAACTATCGAGAAAGTGCCAAGTCATT CAGATACACTCTTCTGGCTTTCTTTTGTGGGGATTGTTACATCTCTGTTGCTCTTTTGGTTCCTGCTGCTCTTCTGCAGGAACCTGCTCAGAAAGGAAGCTGTTCTTCCCTGctggaacaaacaaaaaaaactgcaaagactTCCTCAGGAACCAAAATTGGACG AACAACGTAGTCATCACTGTAGCAGCCCAACCACACAG ACATTTACAGTTTTTGAGGAAACTCCCATGATGTCGCTCTGTCAGGAACCACCTGCTCACGTCGGCGGCCACGTGCGGCACAGTCTTCACACGG ACGCAAGACGATATGAGCACTGTGACCGCTGGCCGGCCATCGTGCTCTACGCGATCATCAAGGAAGTGCCTCTTCGCAGATGGAAGGAGTTCCTCCGACTGCTGTCCGTGTCCGACCAGCAGATGGAGCGCGTGGAGATGGAGGCCGGTCTCGGGTCCATGGAGAAGCAGTACCAGATGCTGAGGCTGTGGAGCCAGCGCTCCTCGGCGAGCCTGAATGAAGTTTACTCCTCTCTGCACCTCATGGAGTTGTCGGGCTGcgtccagcagctgcaggagaacCTGGAGAGGCTGCAGTGGAGGTGCGAAGCGAAGCAGGCACTCACAGCCTGA
- the LOC114149089 gene encoding tumor necrosis factor receptor superfamily member 1A isoform X2 translates to MGIVWVVSLILAFMSTRASLLEATGQDSNCIAGYYKDAKNHSCKLCPEGTYTDRSHSLTFCLRCSSCGRGGVKKPCTARSDEVCICPSGHYSKDGDCKKCSENSSINDINEDYCDMCQLCQSGHCMKHPGCKTSPISAPSEVRAGTLASTAGPASPSGRPTPSTTLKTSSPTIEKVPSHYTLFWLSFVGIVTSLLLFWFLLLFCRNLLRKEAVLPCWNKQKKLQRLPQEPKLDEQRSHHCSSPTTQTFTVFEETPMMSLCQEPPAHVGGHVRHSLHTDARRYEHCDRWPAIVLYAIIKEVPLRRWKEFLRLLSVSDQQMERVEMEAGLGSMEKQYQMLRLWSQRSSASLNEVYSSLHLMELSGCVQQLQENLERLQWRCEAKQALTA, encoded by the exons ATGGGCATTGTGTGG GTTGTTTCACTGATACTAGCCTTCATGTCCACCAGAGCGAGTCTCCTTGAGGCGACAGGGCAAGACTCAAACTGCATAGCTG GATATTATAAAGATGCTAAAAATCATTCCTGCAAGCTATGCCCAGAGGGCACATACACAGACAGAAGCCATTCTCTTACGTTCTGTCTTCGGTGCAGTAGTTGTGGTA gGGGGGGAGTTAAAAAACCATGCACAGCTAGAAGCGATGAGGTGTGCATCTGCCCTTCTGGACACTATTCGAAGGATGGCGACTGCAAGAAATGCTCCGAAAACA GTTCCATCAACGACATCAATGAAGATTATTGTGATATGTGCCAGCTCTGCCAAAG cGGGCACTGTATGAAGCACCCAGGATGCAAGACAAGTCCCATCTCAGCTCCATCTGAAGTTCGAGCGGGGACATTAG CTTCGACTGCCGGCCCGGCTTCACCGTCAGGAAGACCGACTCCTTCCACCACACTGAAAACGTCAAGTCCAACTATCGAGAAAGTGCCAAGTCATT ATACACTCTTCTGGCTTTCTTTTGTGGGGATTGTTACATCTCTGTTGCTCTTTTGGTTCCTGCTGCTCTTCTGCAGGAACCTGCTCAGAAAGGAAGCTGTTCTTCCCTGctggaacaaacaaaaaaaactgcaaagactTCCTCAGGAACCAAAATTGGACG AACAACGTAGTCATCACTGTAGCAGCCCAACCACACAG ACATTTACAGTTTTTGAGGAAACTCCCATGATGTCGCTCTGTCAGGAACCACCTGCTCACGTCGGCGGCCACGTGCGGCACAGTCTTCACACGG ACGCAAGACGATATGAGCACTGTGACCGCTGGCCGGCCATCGTGCTCTACGCGATCATCAAGGAAGTGCCTCTTCGCAGATGGAAGGAGTTCCTCCGACTGCTGTCCGTGTCCGACCAGCAGATGGAGCGCGTGGAGATGGAGGCCGGTCTCGGGTCCATGGAGAAGCAGTACCAGATGCTGAGGCTGTGGAGCCAGCGCTCCTCGGCGAGCCTGAATGAAGTTTACTCCTCTCTGCACCTCATGGAGTTGTCGGGCTGcgtccagcagctgcaggagaacCTGGAGAGGCTGCAGTGGAGGTGCGAAGCGAAGCAGGCACTCACAGCCTGA
- the LOC114149089 gene encoding tumor necrosis factor receptor superfamily member 1A isoform X3 → MSTRASLLEATGQDSNCIAGYYKDAKNHSCKLCPEGTYTDRSHSLTFCLRCSSCGRGGVKKPCTARSDEVCICPSGHYSKDGDCKKCSENSSINDINEDYCDMCQLCQSGHCMKHPGCKTSPISAPSEVRAGTLASTAGPASPSGRPTPSTTLKTSSPTIEKVPSHSDTLFWLSFVGIVTSLLLFWFLLLFCRNLLRKEAVLPCWNKQKKLQRLPQEPKLDEQRSHHCSSPTTQTFTVFEETPMMSLCQEPPAHVGGHVRHSLHTDARRYEHCDRWPAIVLYAIIKEVPLRRWKEFLRLLSVSDQQMERVEMEAGLGSMEKQYQMLRLWSQRSSASLNEVYSSLHLMELSGCVQQLQENLERLQWRCEAKQALTA, encoded by the exons ATGTCCACCAGAGCGAGTCTCCTTGAGGCGACAGGGCAAGACTCAAACTGCATAGCTG GATATTATAAAGATGCTAAAAATCATTCCTGCAAGCTATGCCCAGAGGGCACATACACAGACAGAAGCCATTCTCTTACGTTCTGTCTTCGGTGCAGTAGTTGTGGTA gGGGGGGAGTTAAAAAACCATGCACAGCTAGAAGCGATGAGGTGTGCATCTGCCCTTCTGGACACTATTCGAAGGATGGCGACTGCAAGAAATGCTCCGAAAACA GTTCCATCAACGACATCAATGAAGATTATTGTGATATGTGCCAGCTCTGCCAAAG cGGGCACTGTATGAAGCACCCAGGATGCAAGACAAGTCCCATCTCAGCTCCATCTGAAGTTCGAGCGGGGACATTAG CTTCGACTGCCGGCCCGGCTTCACCGTCAGGAAGACCGACTCCTTCCACCACACTGAAAACGTCAAGTCCAACTATCGAGAAAGTGCCAAGTCATT CAGATACACTCTTCTGGCTTTCTTTTGTGGGGATTGTTACATCTCTGTTGCTCTTTTGGTTCCTGCTGCTCTTCTGCAGGAACCTGCTCAGAAAGGAAGCTGTTCTTCCCTGctggaacaaacaaaaaaaactgcaaagactTCCTCAGGAACCAAAATTGGACG AACAACGTAGTCATCACTGTAGCAGCCCAACCACACAG ACATTTACAGTTTTTGAGGAAACTCCCATGATGTCGCTCTGTCAGGAACCACCTGCTCACGTCGGCGGCCACGTGCGGCACAGTCTTCACACGG ACGCAAGACGATATGAGCACTGTGACCGCTGGCCGGCCATCGTGCTCTACGCGATCATCAAGGAAGTGCCTCTTCGCAGATGGAAGGAGTTCCTCCGACTGCTGTCCGTGTCCGACCAGCAGATGGAGCGCGTGGAGATGGAGGCCGGTCTCGGGTCCATGGAGAAGCAGTACCAGATGCTGAGGCTGTGGAGCCAGCGCTCCTCGGCGAGCCTGAATGAAGTTTACTCCTCTCTGCACCTCATGGAGTTGTCGGGCTGcgtccagcagctgcaggagaacCTGGAGAGGCTGCAGTGGAGGTGCGAAGCGAAGCAGGCACTCACAGCCTGA